Part of the Deinococcus fonticola genome is shown below.
CGTATCGAAGCGCACATCCCCGTCGCGGTGAACATAGGCGATGCCGATGTTCTCGGTCTGGCCGTAGATCTGTTTCAGGTTCACGCCCAGGCCGTGGTAGAAGCGGAACACGTCCGGCCCCAGCGCCGCGCCGCCGGTGTAGGCGTGGGTCAGGCGCAGGAAGCCCAGCTGGTCGAGCAGCGGGCGCGTGAGGCCCCAGTAGGCAATCTTGCTTTTCAGTGCGGCCAGGCCACCTGGTTTCTTGCCGGACAGCGAGGCGTCGGCGGCGTCGGTGCTCCACTTCAGGAGTTTGCGGTACACGGCGCGGTTGGGGCCGTAGCTTTCCTGCATGCGGATGTACATCTGCGACTGAATGCCTTCCCAGATGCGCGGCGGGGCGAACATGAAGTGCGGCCCGATCTCGACCAGGTCCTGCATGGCGGTTTCGCTGCTTTCGGGGAAATTGACGGTAATGCCGCCGGCCAGCGCCACGCCGATGGTCATCATCTGTTCGCCGATCCAGGCCATCGGCAGGAAGCTCAGGTAATCGCTGCCGGGTTTGAATTTCTCGACCTCACCCAGCGATTTGCCCATGTACAGCAGGTTGCGGTGAGACAGCATGGCGGCTTTGGGGGCGCCGGTGGTGCCAGAGGTCAGGGAAAAGTGGCACACGTCGTCCGGGTCGCCCTTGGCGGCTTCGATGTTGAAGATTTCCTGCCCCTGGCGGCGGCCCAGGTCGAGCAGTTCCTCGAAGGACATGAACCACTCGTCGTCGGCGTGTTTGGCCATGCCGCGCGGGTCTTCGAAGATGACGCGGCGAACCTTGCCGCCTGCCTGATGATGCAGTTCGTGGCGGTACTCCAGCAGCTTGTCCACCTGTTCCTCGTCCTGGGCCAGCACCACCACGGCGTCGGTGTAGTCCACGACGTATTTCACTTCACTGGCGACGCTGCTCTGGTACACACCCACGCTGATGGCGCCCAGCGCCTGCGCACCCACTTCCATGAACACCCATTCGGGAATGTTCTCGGCGAGCACCGCGACCTTATCGCCGCGCCCGACGCCCAGCGCGTGAAGCCCGGCGGCGACTTCACGGGCGCGTTCCAGGTACGTGAGGTTGGTGGTTTCGTTCCAGATGCCGAATTCCTTGTGACGCAGCGCAATGCCAGTGGGCGAGAGGCGGGCGCGTTCCGCCAGCAGTTGCGGAATGGTGAAGCGCGTGACATCGCCCAGTTTGCTGGTGTTGGCGTAGATGTCGCGGGGTGCGGCCGGCACGGGATTTTCAGCAGTCATACCGTCACCATCTGCCCATTTGTGGGCGCATTTTCGCCGTGCGGGGCGGGTTCGTGTTCGGCCACGCCGGTATAGGCTTCGATGACTTTGGGGTTCACACTGACTTCCTCCGGCGTGCCGCCCGCGATCAGTTGACCGAAGTCCAGCACGTACACCCGGTCACTGATGTCCATGACCACACCCAGGTCGTGTTCGATCAGCACCACGGTGATGCCGCGTTCGCGCTGAATGTCGAGGATGAAGCGCACCATGTCCTCTTTTTCCTCGACGTTCATGCCCGCCATCGGTTCGTCCAGCAGCAGCAGTTTGGGTTCGAGGGTGAGGGCACGGGCCACTTCCACGCGCTTCTGAACGCCGTAAGCGAGCGTGCCGACATGGTGGTGACGGTATTCCTCCAGCTCCATGAAGTCGATGATCTGCTCGACGTAGTGCCGGTTGAACGCCTCGACTTTGCTGGCTTTGCCGTAGTACAGGATGCTTTGCAGCAGGTTGTAGCGCAGGTGGGTGTGGCGGGCCAGCAGCAGGTTCTCGACCACGGTCATGCCCCGGAACAGTTCCAGGTTCTGGAAGGCGCGGGCAATGCCGTAACTGGTGACCACGTTGGGCGCGGCCTTGCTCAGGTCGTGGTCGCCGAAGGTGATGCGCCCGGCGGTGGGGTGGTAAAACCCGCTGATGCAGTTGAGCATCGAGGTTTTGCCGGCACCGTTGGGGCCGATGATGCTGACGATCTCGCCCTCGGGAACGATCAGGCTCACGTCTCTGAGCGCCTTCACGCCGCCGAATTGCAGGGTTACGTTTTCGACGTGTAACTGGGGCATGGCACCTCCCGGTGGAGTGAAGCAAGAGGAAAGGTCTCCCCGGCACGGTGCCGGAGCGAAAGGACTCGAAACTGGATGGTTGGATTATGCGGGCAGAGATGAACAGGGATTAAGCAAGATATCTAGACATCTTGTTCTCGAGTGAGAAGCCGACTCTGATTTGTCTAGACCAATTCATGCAGCCTTTAATGGACGCTCGCAAACTCTCGCTAAGCCCATCACTGATAAAAACAGCGGGCGAAATGGAGCGGTTTTGAAAACATCCTTCACTCCACTTGAAGCTGTGCTGCGAACGTTCGCCGTTCACCCGGAACGCCCGGCCGTCGTCGATGGGACTCTGCGGCTGACATACG
Proteins encoded:
- a CDS encoding AMP-binding protein → MTAENPVPAAPRDIYANTSKLGDVTRFTIPQLLAERARLSPTGIALRHKEFGIWNETTNLTYLERAREVAAGLHALGVGRGDKVAVLAENIPEWVFMEVGAQALGAISVGVYQSSVASEVKYVVDYTDAVVVLAQDEEQVDKLLEYRHELHHQAGGKVRRVIFEDPRGMAKHADDEWFMSFEELLDLGRRQGQEIFNIEAAKGDPDDVCHFSLTSGTTGAPKAAMLSHRNLLYMGKSLGEVEKFKPGSDYLSFLPMAWIGEQMMTIGVALAGGITVNFPESSETAMQDLVEIGPHFMFAPPRIWEGIQSQMYIRMQESYGPNRAVYRKLLKWSTDAADASLSGKKPGGLAALKSKIAYWGLTRPLLDQLGFLRLTHAYTGGAALGPDVFRFYHGLGVNLKQIYGQTENIGIAYVHRDGDVRFDTVGKPLPGGECRITEDGEIISRSPAVCKGYYKKEDASAETIRDGWLHSGDAGRLTPDGHLQVIDRLSDVMQNSRGDRFSPQYIENRLKFSPYIKEAVALGHGQDEVTALLNVDPMTVGQWAEKKQIAYTTYMDLSSKPEVAELLLREVQQTNERLEPHERIKRFVLLYKLLDADDDELTRTGKVRRKLVGEKYAPIVNALYDGSEKINVEAVFKYQDGQEQRVRTDVVIYRTPGEGQAIPPQRPATGARA
- a CDS encoding ABC transporter ATP-binding protein — protein: MPQLHVENVTLQFGGVKALRDVSLIVPEGEIVSIIGPNGAGKTSMLNCISGFYHPTAGRITFGDHDLSKAAPNVVTSYGIARAFQNLELFRGMTVVENLLLARHTHLRYNLLQSILYYGKASKVEAFNRHYVEQIIDFMELEEYRHHHVGTLAYGVQKRVEVARALTLEPKLLLLDEPMAGMNVEEKEDMVRFILDIQRERGITVVLIEHDLGVVMDISDRVYVLDFGQLIAGGTPEEVSVNPKVIEAYTGVAEHEPAPHGENAPTNGQMVTV